Proteins from a single region of Streptomyces sp. Tu 3180:
- a CDS encoding GNAT family N-acetyltransferase — protein sequence MGMSVTISAATEQDAEQVFRLQYLCFQSEAALYGNYRIDPLVQTLDSVREEVAADCVFVARLGDEVVGSVHGRITEDGAAAIGKLCVHPRLQGHGIGARLLRAAESALAGERGARTFRLQAGHRSESNLRLYSKVGYQRVGTSRGADGVPMIVLEKNAEAYATTA from the coding sequence ATGGGCATGAGTGTGACCATCTCTGCGGCGACCGAGCAGGACGCGGAGCAGGTCTTCAGGCTGCAGTACCTCTGCTTCCAGAGCGAGGCGGCGCTCTACGGCAACTACCGCATCGATCCGCTCGTCCAGACCCTCGACTCGGTCCGCGAGGAGGTCGCCGCCGACTGCGTCTTCGTCGCCCGCCTCGGCGACGAGGTCGTCGGCTCGGTGCACGGCAGGATCACCGAGGACGGCGCCGCCGCCATCGGCAAGCTCTGCGTCCACCCCCGCCTCCAGGGGCACGGCATCGGCGCGCGTCTTCTCCGGGCGGCGGAATCGGCCCTCGCCGGCGAGCGCGGCGCCCGGACGTTCCGGCTGCAGGCCGGGCACCGCAGCGAGAGCAACCTGCGGCTCTACAGCAAGGTCGGCTACCAGCGGGTGGGGACGTCCCGGGGCGCGGACGGCGTACCGATGATCGTCCTGGAGAAGAACGCGGAGGCGTACGCGACGACGGCCTGA
- a CDS encoding sigma-70 family RNA polymerase sigma factor codes for MTHEPVTTHDPVALDLVASLRPLLTAEAFAEAPGSGAEPGDLEQAVWLRLLERLDAQGPPHDPQGWLRRAVRTEVRRTRRTARRETPLGRDPADDGHDPERLALAAARRRDLRDAVRRLPGRCPRLMEALLSPHDPTYREIAGELGISQGSLGPERSRCLGCLRRLLTPEVATR; via the coding sequence ATGACACACGAGCCGGTCACGACGCACGACCCGGTCGCCCTGGACCTGGTCGCCTCCCTCCGTCCGCTGCTCACCGCGGAGGCCTTCGCCGAGGCGCCCGGCTCCGGGGCCGAACCGGGCGACCTGGAACAGGCGGTCTGGCTCCGCCTCCTCGAGCGCCTCGACGCCCAGGGCCCGCCGCACGACCCCCAGGGCTGGCTCCGCCGGGCCGTCCGCACGGAGGTCCGCCGCACCCGCCGTACCGCCCGCCGCGAGACGCCGCTCGGCCGCGACCCCGCCGACGACGGCCACGACCCCGAACGCCTCGCACTCGCCGCCGCCCGCCGCCGCGACCTGCGGGACGCCGTGCGGCGGCTGCCCGGCCGCTGCCCCCGGCTGATGGAGGCGCTGCTGTCCCCGCACGACCCGACATACCGGGAAATCGCAGGGGAGTTGGGTATCTCACAGGGCAGTCTCGGCCCGGAACGTTCCCGATGTCTGGGATGTCTGCGTCGTTTGCTCACACCGGAGGTTGCGACCCGCTGA